The Struthio camelus isolate bStrCam1 chromosome 21, bStrCam1.hap1, whole genome shotgun sequence genome includes the window tacacactaagactactgtaaccaacgcgaagctacctagcctaatgctaccctatactacaaagaacagaagtaataactatacctaatgataataatgataataaactgtgccctacacatagaatattcactgtgagctaagaatcctctacctaactgtaactaactgtcaacaactacacactaaaaataggctaaccaaccctacactaagaaccctaatgctcctagagtaacactaatgctaaatgctataatactcctactcctaaaaaaatctatcctataacctaacctgtagcctaaacagagctgtggcagggtggtgggagctgttcccgggcgctgtctccgtcccgcagtggaggtggaggggagtcgtgggagggatgtgtccccgcggtgggccctgtctctgccgggcagatgttggtGCCCGGCAGCCCAGGGTGGTCCaggagatgacgggcggcccagtgatcctcggcgtgccccggctggtgggctcagctccccgtggctgggtgctggcagcagcctggtgttgctgggggctgtgccgcagctggtggtcagcgggggggcctcctgccgggctagcacctcctcctcctctttggtccctgcggcaggtccacgaggtacagggcaagctgcccctctgcggggtccacctccatgggctcctcctcctcctccacgggctccgaggtggctggggcactctggaggagggcggcgcggcggtcccagacggtggcacccaccttcctcttgatgcgcagcgccgccttcctcctggcccacagtcgctccggctggctcatggcaggcaggagtggagagcgcgatcccgggtcgtgtcccaccaccggcctcttaacagctctggaacagtggcgctgaggtcactgttgacacggggaggccgtggtgatggcacacctgacccgctccccagttgcgggggccctacctggctgtgccccgcagggggatggtgggggctggagggtgcccccgtgggcaggggaccatggggctgcaggctgctctccttggcctcctttgcgtgggccctcgagcttacttgtgggaagagctgctcttgcgccagggaggtggtcttggcctccccgcgggggctgtgtgctccagccccttcgcggcctgggccccctctgccagagttgctcccgggtgtccctgcgtgtgctggagcgctggggagcccctgctgggaccaagccctgctggcacggtctcctcagtgcccagcagaggggcagccccactgccctcgacctgctggctgcacgcccaggccacccgggaggtggctctccttcctgcagggcgttttcccaccactctttcttctgacttccccttcccaccagcttcttgggaatggttccgggcagcacaagactttccttcccttcatgactgctcagcctcttcggGAACCTCCCCTGtcagatgctgcctgttctgcaggaaacccttggagctgttaaaacaccagttgttgtcaggagcagcttttcaggagcagcaggagtgttccggaggaggaaaggcaggccctccctggctgtctttgctgctgagtttgtagccatctggtgcagcactgcagctgggtgagcggtctcacgccagcccacgttcgccaaggatgctgctgctgcgtgaccacaggcagagcctgagttcctccagcttgtttccaggctgtgtgcattggagtgcagagacttgtggcaggtgtgcttttgcctctggcagcatgaggagccggctgctctgcacaggagccaggatgcagagtggtacggctgggtACAGATCAGGGCCCTgagagggtggtcaggtcagacagagtgcagggttcagccagcaagcgtgtagtgacgaggcagggccaagggcacaccaggaagcccagcgggcaggtgctgctccaggtcaggctcgcagaggcagaagacgtggcacagatagaggtgctgcacaactgcagcagagcgcaggccggggccagcagtaatgcactcactgcagtactcacttgtgtgcaaagcacatgcactcactgttggcatggaattgaccactgttacatgcactttggggttgggcatggctttcctggggtttttcGGGAGCCTTCCAGGGTGTGGTAACCgtgaccagaaacttgtgggcagccttgtggccagggTACTGCTGGtggtgcaaaagtcaggtttcttgactccagtcctgttccctggggcccacaagggattggcttcttggaagagctctgcagtttccatgtgtggtgagcgtgtaggggacggcggggctgggccagccctggaggagctgtcctgcaggggagcctctgctgggaaaggctcctgcctgggagctgctgctgctgggcccagctctgctggtggggggagagcgacctgtgtgactgtctggaaggggattggacacgacagcagctgtacagtgaaggcagatctcaggggaaggggccgggaagggagctgccgtcagcccctgtggctctcgtgtcctcttcctgctgcagaatggcaggaagcagctctgccccggtgtgCGGCAAGGAGGTGTTTAACCAAATACTTtctgtccagaggagaaggaaagagaaagagaaagagctttcagtgaggagagaaggtattgatgatgaattgtgaaggcagtgggctgagggtgtgcagaggagagaagtggagtttgcacctgtgggctgcagcttaggaaagagcgggcatgttgggtgggagctgggttgagatgtctgtggagatgagcatggctgaggaagccagcgggctcacagtgacgatggtcactttagggtggagcaggcccggcttgctatctgttagagagcagtggtgtgaggtgtgcaggggtaaagcagcccctgggaggagggtggccttgtggaaggtggcagcaatgccagcttgtgtctctgcctgcctacAAGAGCAGTGTTGCTTgcgagcagggtgagcaaaggccccaacaggctctgtgctcatgcttccttcttccacccttcctcccgccccctcccatataagagcagtctggacacaagggcaaaagccctcccagcagcgGCAGGGTGTGGAAGTCCCAGGTGACCCCGTTGCAAGTGAGAGGCAACCTGTGGTGCCCCGAGGGACTGGCCCCGGCAGTGCAGGCGGAGGGCCCTTGACATCGCACAAgttcaggtgctgcacaagcagggcagggcacagggctatgcctccctgcccacaccctacgcgacctgcagggtgcatgtgcccacagtggggtctgtgcacacactctgtggtgtgtacatgcatatgccACGTGGCATGTGCTGTTGATGTGCACATGACGTGCACATGTGGGCCATATATACATGCCATGCCCTGTCGATGCACGCTGTGGTGGGGAGGCACGCAGTGTGGTGTGCGTGCACgttattcccttctgtccctaaaaatcactctggcatctctcacaggcttcagagcagcacctgcctttttattccctgcagaggctggtctccccttcacacagcagcagttgctactgatttcccctccggggctgcaagggcctcttcttgctggtgctagggaggccaaaggagaggtgttcagtgttaggtgtagggacgtccccttgggtgtcagggtgcctggttcacggccaagctcaaacatgccccgtctcagcggtggtggtgccagtgacagccccggtgtccccagggctgctggccggggaaggcagggcaacgcaggcaggaaaagccccagacctgctcagacataagcaccaaagcagctgctccttgccgtgagccttgcaggggttttgctctgcccagttctttggctcctgccaccaggctttagccacctctagccgacggtggctctgccttgctggcagggacttgtggctgcagcggcagggacaaggtcgctctcagccctgctgagaccctttgtgcccagcccagcccagccctgcacccccacagtcccATCTGCACCCACAGTCCTCAACTGaggccaagcccaaagcagtcgcttggggctctggaggggaactcgcagtcaagggctaatgtggggcattccctggccaggagaaattagaggatgtcctatgcagccccatggctctgggccgggatctttgacctgctcctggatccccggcgttaagctgcgcctgtccacgctggggctctgcacacttactgctgcagggagagctgcgccggtttacgctttggctcctttccccatgccttccagtggagctcggtgtctcctctgttgcacaagggagaaaagtgtgtgtagtagcttgaggtgccactgaaggaagtatccctccctgcacagcatgcaaggcacccgggcactctgcagcctttctcagcatactcagtcctcgcctgctcttcccgagcacgggaaccagaaaggcttcatccttcagccactgaagaccaggaagatggcattacctctcatgtcggggggtgggcagcgtgccctgaggcatcggttaaaaatgagcagagctcgtgtcccacctcaaagggcaggcaccctggccgggggtgtcctggagctcgaggcaggcgtcaggaccatgtgcccgcagcacagcagattgctctttgggtcccgtagttttcactgacaaagtttcccatcatgggaatgagcaggtgatctgcaaagacaagtcacctgccccTGCTCAGGGGGACGTCCCGGTGCCAGCCAAGTCAAgacaagcaggacagcagagactTTGCATAGAGCTCCCTGGGTTTCTTTCTGTGGGTGGACTGACTTGCCCtgatcctgtgcctgctcagtGGGACTGCGGATAGcaccacagaactggagaaaaagacttACTGGCTGTAATAGTCCAGAAGGACACCTGTGGCAAGCTTCATTAGCCACCCAGAAGTGTTCTCTAGCACTTTCCTTGTACCTCAGCTCAACTCATGGCCTctcggaaagggggaggagagctttgcagcttcacagcaggccaagaaagaggtgctgagaagcaaaggCGAGAAGAGAAAGGCACCTCAAAGCAAGGTTGCCTTCAGAGAAAAAATCTTGCTTACAGCTTCTGTGGTCCCCTCGGAGAGCTTCAAGGGCAGGGACCGTGCTGCTGTGGCGGAGGTAGTGTTGGAGGTATGCGAAAAAAGGAgcctagggtattagtcagtctttcacatgtccagttaacaatgaacaaggccttgaaggaaggagcaagacaacactataaggcaagcagatcaggaagctcccaaataaacctgcagagaacaaaaacagttgataaaacaggagagacctacttgaactgcgggtgaactatcctaattggcataataaaaaacccacccacaagcagggaagccccctgctgatcaaagccccttccccatagagcatgcgcaggagaaaaagaggatgctgtgacttcaaatgaagatgagacctaacagaagcaataagagtaaggatgacttcatgtagttgtaaactatgctgctaactgttgcttaaactgttgtaaagtgtaagctgtgtagcaatcaggtgtgctagctttgtggaattaccacctagcacccacctctgcgcggaaatgaattaaacaaacatctcgactctgtgtgttttcggctcattgcacaccgggtgaaagaacccttctttgggacaacagtagtCGTGTCGAGtgtgagacatcagagcagctctttgcgctcctgccttaggtatcagcacttaaaaccaccagtgaattccTGCTAGCAGTCAGTAGGCATAGCAGCGcgggagttccccctgccccatggtgctggacgcattttgttgccctttgccttctctttcccctctaatatcttcactaatgacctggatgatgggcttgaaggcatcctcagcaagtttgcaggtgacacaaaactgagaggcgttgctgatataccaggaggctgggctgccattcggaggccccttggcagactggagaaatgcaccaagaagaacctcatgacgttcaacaaagggaagtgcaaagtgctcTGGCTGGGCAGGAATAGTCCCCTCGAgcagtacaggcagggggctgacctgctgtctggacacagtcctgggcaacctgctctaggagaccctagttgagccgggggggttggaccaggtgatgtacctccaacctcagctagtctacgctagtcttgtgctatcctccctaacctgccagcgatgtgagtcaaggtggatttccctctaccctttgctgggcggaggggaggagtgggctttactctgccttgcaggtagctctgattagcaccgagggagcactgcaggcagcctgggggttttttctggctgctcccatttcctcgccagagggcagtgcctgctggagccgaCTGCAGGCGGTTTTGTCCTCGCACCgcttttgctgcagtcatttctaatggaaagtggctctgcttgttgggatggttctgagttcagcgcagtgggcgtgctgcaggcctgctctacatctgtgccaggctgaaggcagagctgaagcgagagctctgttcccagctgcttggcctgggcagctcggggcacgtgcaggagtgatgccggagcCCAAAGAGCTAGAAACGGAGGtgaataatggctggaaatggagttgagagaggccaggcagcaggtgtcagcagtgtggaggatcagcctgtgccaaggagggtgagaggccaagccttgcccaggcagctgaccagtaaagcacccctcgcccacgcccagctgcctcaccctctCCGCAAGCATATGGAGGCCGAGCTAAGCTGCGTGCTACTCACAGCTACCTATTGCATGGCTTGCCCAAGAGGCGACTCCTTTGTCCTTTGGGTGTGGaccctgcttgcagagtctttgcaggagggagaagttgCCCAGGAAAGTCACCCAGAGgtaactgggctgcagagcccatcatgctgcccttgggcccaaggcagcagggttgtggtgtGGGCTCAGAGTGCGCACCTCCCCGGGCTgcccaccgggagccccagggcctttgctgcagagctgctggccagtcagtcccctccactcttggggcagcttgtagagaagtcgtctagcagggctgggaaacagatggatcttcttccagcttaggagacatcccacccttcctcccgcccccctcccatataagagcagtctggacacaagggcaaaagccctcccagcagcgGCAGGGTGTGGAAGTCCCAGGTGACCCCGTTGCAAGTGAGAGGCAACCTGTGGTGTCCCgagggaccggccctggcagtgcaggcggagggcccttgacatcgcacaagttcaggtgctgcacaagcagggcagggcacagggctatgcctccctgcccacaccctacgcgacctgcagtgtgcatgtgcccacagtggggtctgtgcacacactctgtggtgtgtacatgcatatgccGCGCTGCATGTGCTGTTGATGTGCACATGACGTGCACATGTGGGCCATATATACATGCCATGCCCTGTAGATGCACGCTGTGATGGGGAGGCACGCAGTGTGGTGTGAGTGCACGTTATTCCCTTCTGCCcctaaaaatcactctggcatctctcacaggcttcagagcagcacctgcctttttattccctgcagaggctggtctccccttcacacagcagcagttgctagtGATTTCCCCTCCGGGACTGCAAGGGCCTCTTCTCGCTGGtgctagggaggccaaaggagaggtattcagtgttaggtgtaggcacgtccccttgggtgtcagggtgcctggttcacggccaagctcaaacatgccccgtctcagcggtggtggtgccagtgacagccccggtgtccccagggctgcaggccggggaaggcagggcagctcaggcaggaaaagccccagacctgctcagacataagcaccagagcagctgctcctcgctgtgagccttgcaggggttttgctctcccctgttctttggcttctgccaccaggctttagccacctctagccgacggtggctctgccttgctTACAGGGACTTGTGGCTGCAACGGCAGGGACAAGGTcgcgctcagccctgctgagaccctttgtgcccagcccagcccagccctgcacccccacagtcccatctgcacccccagtcctcaactcaggccaagcccaaagcagtcgcttggggctctggaggggaactcgcagtcaagggctaatgcggggcattccctggccaggagaaatcagaggatgtcctatgcagccccatggctctgggccgggatctttgacccgctcctggatccccggcgttaagctgcgcctgtccacgctggggctctgcacacttactgctggagggagagctgcgccggtttacgctttggctcctttccccatgccttccagtggagctcggtgtctcctctgttgcacaagggagaaaagtgtgtgtagtagcttgaggtgccactgaaggaagtatccctccctgcacagcatgcaaggcacccgggcactctgcagcctttctcagcatactcagtcctcgcctgctcttcccgagcacgggaaccagaaaggcttcatccttcagccactgaagcccaggaagatggcattacctttcatgtcggggggtgggcagcatgccctgaggcatcggttaaaaatgagcagagctcgtgtcccacctcaaagggcaggcaccctgggcggggggtgtcctggagctcgaggcaggcgtcaggaccatgtgcccgcagcacagcagattgctctttgggtcccgtagttttcactgacaaagtctcccatcatgggaatgagcagctgaactgcaaagacaagtcacctgccccacgcctgggaggcaggcctgctgctctgcccactcggccctttcttgcctctccagctcttcccaccatgctgcctggaggcgtcattcctcctgctgcatgcagaggaggcagactttctggagggcagagacaggcCCAGCAGACAGCAGGAATTGCAgccgctggcagttttcctgccccttgccctcagccttgctcacagcaatagcctgggcctaatgccagccctgaaaagccctcctgctatgaccaaggccctagaaagcaccagtctcttttctctcccgggaaagcctaacttttcccctttccaggggcagcagcccggagacagtggtgtgaggagggactcaagagtaacttgtgtcttctatagcaagatccacaagaagccacggaatgtgcaggtcaacacctagcaagggctcttgggggaagctgtatccacagggcgccacgtttccacagtgccctaggacacagtggtgacatggggccagatcacgtacctgccctgtggtgcgataccctttgcaaacagggctttccgctttgtggctgcctggctgagctgttttgctcttatctttttttgaGGCTCTCCCCTCAGTTGCTGGTAGCACCCtaagaatacagagcaggcagagtctgtagcagcacagcatgagtgtgctctgccccctgtgctctcaagctgggcagaaggtggttctgcagcagcaggtggttctgcagcagatgtgggtgtgtttgacaagttgcattagcatccccagagcaagagatgccctgagctttggcacatctcactgccacaaggagcagagcacaccactgcctcagccccattctccacacgcctcacctctcggggggctgcatgcccaggccttgctgagccacgctggcgtccattctgagcccaggtaacttcacgggcgaaagcctccttcgagcaaggaggcgcttctcagcaggactccctgcaggtgtgacatgagacagctcttcacaagagcctctttgaggcagctcaggcaagaagcacttgcagggctgctccgtcctggtaggaaacagtctgtggcagtaattctgattcccttggagtcccgtttccccgcaagactcacatcctttctgacagtgctggaaggaaagagcacattGGCTTTCCCAAGCAGCAAGCAGCGCCACAGGAAGGGCACTTTCCTATCCCAAGCATCACAGAgtaactttgcctttaattccctggcaataaggacatagaggtgacccgcaagcctgtctcaggactcatccattactgtacctcctttctcactctcctttgacatgcctcctttgagctgttgttgctggagagccttgaagggggcctcagtggccaagtgtgctcgtgcaagctcagatctggaaacgaaaacatcacaaaaaaagaagatgacacgagcatctcaaaaagccttgccgcccacttgccctccagcaagacagtgcctgcCCTTGGGACATACGTGAAGAGCGTTTCGGAGCTAATGCAGGCAATGTACTCAATGCAAACATCGAAATGGCAGAAAGACCAGagcacagcactgccccagccccattctccacacgcctcacctctcggggggctgcatgcccaggccttgctgaccaATACTGGTGTCTTCTTGCAATCCAGGTAACTTCATGGGCAAAAGCCttcttcgagcaaggaggcgcttctcagtaggactccctgcaggtgtgacatgagacagctcttcacaagagcctctttgaggcagctcaggcaagaagcacttgcagggctgctccgtcctggtagggaactgtctggggcagtagtcccgattccctcggagtcctgtttccccgctgcactttctgtcagtgctggaaggaaagagcccttggcactacaggcaagggaatggagtgcagtggggcagtgtccttcagcagatcagctgcaacttggagcaccaggctgccctgaggtctccttccattacaagcccctgaagggtaacggctgccaccaaacagagccacaggaggggccgtttcctatcccaggcctcactttgtgactgtgcctttaactccctggcagtaaggacatagaggtgacccgcaagcctgtctcaagactcatccattactgtacctcctttctcactctccttcggCATGCCTCCTATGAGCTGTTGTTGatggagagccttgaaggagcCCTCAGTGGCCGAGTGTGCTAGTGCAAGCTCAGATCTGGAAacgaaaacatcacaaaaaaaaaagaagatgacacgagaGTCTCAAAAAACCTTGCCGCCTACtctccctccagcaagacagtgcccacccgtgggacacacgtgaagggcctttgagagcaatgtgtccaacggaaatctctcactgccacaaggacaagagcgcatcgctgccccagccccattctccacacgcctcacctctcggggcgctgcatgcccaggccttgctgagccgcactggcgtccattctgagcccaggtaacttcacgggcgaaagcctccttcgagcaaggaggcgcttctcagcaggactccctgcaggtgtgacatgagacagctcttcacaagagcctctttgaggcagctcaggcaagaagcgcttgcagggctgctccgtcctggtagggaactgtctggggcagtagtcccgattccctcggagtcccgtttccccgctgcactttctgtcagtgctggaaggaaagagcccttggcactacaggcgagggaatggagtgcagtggggcagtgtccttcagcagatcagctgcagcttggagcaccaggctgccattacgagcccctgaagggtaacggctgccaccaaacagagccacaggaggggccgtttcctgtcccaggcttcactttgtgactttgcctttaattccctggcagtaaggatgcaggaggaacctgcaagcctgtgccaggaatcctccactactttaccttcttgctttctctctgtagccaggtcttctcccagcttgtcctctgtagccgactgcagatttcctctcatgctggataagagggggctaaaatcttccctgggaagaagatgaacaagaacatggagctgacaacaaagtcgcacaaggacctgctgtacacttgctgtccagccagaaaacaccagcctttgggagaggcactaagagcccttcagagctaatgcagacagcgtgtgcaatggaaacctctgcctcccacaaggacgggaccctcccgttgccctcctccacttccccaagagcctcacttgtcaagaggcttctttctgctgccctgctgcccttttccttccttggcccctttggcctggccCGCAGAATGCCTCTTTCGACGGTGGTgaggctgctgcggagcactccctgtaactgtgcaccaagaaacctcgtcagaacagcatgcttgggagCGCTCCGGCAAGAGGGTGTGCAGACCTGCTCggtcctgccttgggagctgcacggtcctttaccttctctctgattggatccctcggggccaggctctttggctttttccccaggccctggcttaatctcaaacctagaaacaagaagaccccagcTGCAAGAAAGGACTCCACGTTGCCTTTGCCACTTGCGTggagcatgcaggctcagagagggatgagagTCCCTGCACGGTCTCtacatttccagagcagaagatgcagacgcttcaacaccgtggaggcccatttcaggcaagcacatgacacagccaagagctcctgcctcgatgggccgagcagttgccaggggctggtcccagtgctttgctcgccttcccgggagcaagggtatgctaacacaagtcctcctggctgccacttctgacgctctctcctctcgcctccacagagcccacggagagcagagtactctcctttgctccagtgtgcccagatccatccatgtgtgaattcacatcttgccctccagctcgctggcacaccctcccagattcacgctgtagtgcttgtaaagaggcagctctgtaccctcgggtcgtcaggggatgtgctgctcagcagtgcgcaggacactgtgccaggaccgagctctgcagagccctgctagacacagcctcccactgggccaagaagtccctcctcttcctctccgccttgctcccagaaggtggccttt containing:
- the LOC138061813 gene encoding coiled-coil domain-containing protein 81-like isoform X2, with amino-acid sequence MLQQIVLNKGVALDVLGIFYVLRKHCSEVNREVIIPRFHLSPRVAQTHGLSYVNRDIPDDLEIVPLDYALLSSATALPEKLVKECVNDIVVLFSWGAGLGEDYDLVFKGIGLLMSRNKSLTMRYSKEFLLAVDGPGIVLKCLLSNPSTQYWVLSGKDAAAFPVRPGGIRVLPTFEIKPGPGEKAKEPGPEGSNQREVTGSAPQQPHHRRKRHSAGQAKGAKEGKGQQGSRKKPLDKEDFSPLLSSMRGNLQSATEDKLGEDLATERKQEGSPTEKRLLARRRLLPMKLPGLQEDTSIGQQGLGMQPPERGDTELHWKAWGKEPKRKPAQLSLQHTSEKRPLQSRRGNH